Proteins from a genomic interval of Candidatus Annandia pinicola:
- the dnaJ gene encoding molecular chaperone DnaJ, producing MMKRDYYRILGISKSSNNRAIKKAYKRLAMRYHPDKNPNNKDAENKFKEVKEAYETLIDSNKRAYYDQYGHYTNSINNNDNSGFSNNFNNKSDFGDIFGDIFGDIFGNKSNKSRKGEDLFFNVNLTLEESICGVVKNIKVPILKLCHICKGSGSRPGTKLNRCRTCNGKGQIHMRQGFFTVQQTCPTCYGKGSFIKNVCEVCKGSGQLEILKSLSVKIPSGVNNNDKIKLSGEGSDNISGGSKGDLYIQIFVKKHSTFERKGNDLYCKIPISFVTAALGGDIEIPTINGRVKLKIPKETQTNKLFRIKGKGVKYLKSSVCGDLLCKVIVKTPTNLNERQKYLLKNFHYDTESNKNINNKVTEVANKIYQRSINLFNNMKKFFEDIINKC from the coding sequence ATTATGAAAAGAGATTATTATAGAATTCTAGGTATTTCAAAAAGCTCAAATAATCGTGCAATTAAAAAAGCTTATAAACGTTTAGCTATGAGATATCATCCAGATAAAAATCCTAATAATAAAGATGCTGAAAATAAATTTAAAGAAGTTAAAGAAGCATATGAAACTTTAATTGACAGTAATAAACGTGCATATTATGATCAATATGGCCATTATACAAATAGTATTAATAATAATGATAATAGTGGTTTTTCTAATAATTTTAATAATAAGTCTGATTTTGGAGATATATTTGGAGATATATTTGGAGATATATTTGGTAATAAAAGTAATAAATCAAGAAAAGGAGAAGATCTGTTTTTTAATGTAAATCTAACTTTAGAGGAATCTATTTGTGGTGTTGTTAAAAATATAAAGGTTCCTATTTTAAAATTATGTCATATTTGTAAAGGTAGTGGATCTAGACCTGGTACTAAATTAAATCGTTGTAGAACATGTAATGGTAAGGGGCAAATACATATGAGACAGGGTTTTTTTACTGTTCAACAAACTTGTCCTACATGTTATGGTAAGGGTAGTTTTATAAAAAATGTATGTGAGGTTTGTAAAGGTAGTGGTCAATTAGAAATATTAAAATCTTTATCTGTTAAAATACCTTCTGGCGTAAATAATAATGATAAAATAAAATTAAGTGGGGAAGGTTCAGATAATATTAGTGGTGGTTCAAAAGGAGATTTATATATTCAAATATTTGTTAAAAAACATAGTACATTTGAAAGAAAAGGTAATGATTTATATTGTAAAATACCTATCAGTTTCGTTACTGCAGCATTAGGGGGGGATATTGAAATACCTACTATAAATGGTAGAGTTAAATTAAAAATACCAAAAGAAACTCAAACTAATAAATTATTTCGTATTAAAGGTAAAGGAGTTAAATATTTAAAAAGTAGTGTTTGTGGAGATTTATTATGCAAAGTAATTGTTAAAACTCCTACAAATTTAAATGAAAGACAAAAATATCTTCTTAAAAATTTTCATTATGATACTGAATCTAATAAAAATATAAATAATAAGGTTACTGAGGTAGCTAATAAAATTTATCAACGTTCAATTAATTTATTTAATAATATGAAAAAATTTTTTGAAGATATAATAAATAAATGTTAA
- the carA gene encoding glutamine-hydrolyzing carbamoyl-phosphate synthase small subunit has translation MYNLAILLLETGEKFYGKSFGATGLTVGEIVFNTSMTGYQEIISDPSYTNQIITLTFPHIGNIGTNDNDKESYKIYASGLVIKKLSILDSNYRSKINLHLYLKKNNIVSISEIDTRMLTNILRNKGSQKCCIISGRKLNLNLAKTKIKNFKGLKNIDLVKKVTGKIPYKWYLGTINIIYNKLNLYKNIFFKLNIIVYDYGIKNSIMKMLIDRDCNLKVFPSFFNIKKILKKKINGILLSNGPGDPNPCNYIIKNIKKMLKYNIPTFGICLGHQLLAMSCGAKIIKMKFGHHGSNHPVQNLNKKKILITSQNHGFIVNLNNIPKILKISYISLFDKTIQGIKHKKKLAFGFQGHPEANPGTNDIFFLFDSFINIMLKSLYYKIKVFKL, from the coding sequence ATGTATAATTTAGCAATTTTATTATTAGAGACAGGTGAAAAATTTTATGGTAAATCTTTTGGGGCAACCGGATTAACTGTAGGTGAAATAGTTTTTAATACATCTATGACTGGGTATCAAGAAATAATATCTGATCCTTCTTATACAAATCAAATTATAACATTAACTTTTCCTCATATAGGAAATATAGGAACTAACGATAATGATAAAGAATCTTATAAAATTTACGCTTCTGGTTTAGTTATAAAAAAATTATCAATTTTAGATAGTAATTATAGAAGTAAAATTAATTTACATTTATACTTAAAAAAAAATAATATTGTATCTATTTCTGAAATAGATACTCGTATGTTAACTAATATTTTAAGAAACAAAGGATCTCAAAAATGTTGTATTATTTCTGGTAGAAAATTAAATTTAAATTTAGCAAAAACTAAAATAAAAAATTTTAAGGGTTTAAAAAATATAGATTTAGTAAAAAAAGTTACAGGTAAAATACCATATAAATGGTATTTAGGGACAATTAATATTATTTATAATAAATTAAATTTATATAAAAATATTTTTTTTAAATTAAATATAATAGTATATGATTATGGAATTAAAAATAGTATTATGAAAATGTTAATAGATCGTGACTGTAATTTAAAGGTTTTTCCTTCTTTTTTTAATATAAAAAAAATTTTAAAAAAAAAAATAAACGGTATATTATTATCTAATGGTCCTGGAGATCCTAATCCTTGTAATTATATTATTAAAAATATAAAAAAAATGTTAAAATATAATATACCAACTTTTGGTATTTGTTTAGGACATCAATTATTAGCTATGTCTTGTGGAGCTAAAATTATTAAAATGAAATTTGGTCATCATGGATCTAATCATCCAGTACAAAACTTAAATAAAAAAAAAATATTAATTACATCTCAGAATCATGGATTTATTGTAAATTTAAATAATATACCAAAAATATTAAAAATATCTTATATATCATTATTTGATAAAACAATACAAGGAATTAAACATAAAAAAAAATTAGCATTTGGATTTCAAGGACATCCAGAAGCAAACCCTGGAACTAATGATATATTTTTTTTATTTGATAGTTTTATTAATATTATGCTTAAATCATTGTACTATAAAATAAAAGTATTTAAGTTATAA
- a CDS encoding signal peptidase II codes for MIKKKQYYYFIISNFIIFSIFFLNFYIKNIIRNIFFNNKYIYVNNYINIVNVKNYGIIFGFFDYYNFYKNYFLIIVSLFIVLVFFYIIYFYIIELNLIFILLYSFIIGGLLSNILDRFYYNYVLDFIDFHINNIHIVIFNLADYFIILGYLFLFFYLKINN; via the coding sequence TTGATTAAAAAAAAACAATATTATTATTTTATTATTAGTAATTTTATTATATTTTCTATATTTTTTTTAAATTTTTATATTAAAAATATTATTAGAAATATTTTTTTTAATAATAAATATATATATGTTAATAATTATATTAATATAGTTAATGTAAAAAATTATGGTATTATTTTTGGATTTTTTGATTATTATAATTTTTATAAAAATTATTTTTTAATTATTGTTTCATTATTTATAGTTTTAGTTTTTTTTTATATTATTTATTTTTATATAATAGAATTAAACTTAATATTTATTTTATTATATTCTTTTATAATAGGTGGTTTATTAAGTAATATTTTAGATCGTTTTTATTATAATTATGTTCTAGATTTTATAGATTTTCATATAAATAATATACATATTGTTATTTTTAATTTAGCTGATTATTTTATAATATTAGGTTACTTATTTTTATTTTTTTATTTAAAAATAAATAATTAA
- the dapB gene encoding 4-hydroxy-tetrahydrodipicolinate reductase, protein MNQKIRIAISGAYGRMGKSIISIIDKIKILQLTVLLINENKTLFNIINKNKLNNIKISKNFENIHDLFDILIDFTCPKSTMKYLSLCYKYKKKIIIGTTGFNEIEKEKIKKYSKKIAILLSSNFSIGINLILNILEKITKIIGNESDIEIIEFHHKNKKDSPSGTALTIGETIAKSMNLSLNKIAIYNRNKFNEKRKKNSIGFSTIRAGDTIGEHTVIFANKGERIEITHKASSRITFAKGALKASIWLNKKKNGLFSMKNVLKKI, encoded by the coding sequence ATGAATCAAAAAATTCGTATAGCTATTTCTGGGGCATATGGTCGTATGGGAAAATCTATAATTAGTATTATTGATAAAATTAAAATTTTACAATTAACTGTATTATTAATAAATGAAAATAAAACATTATTTAATATTATTAATAAAAATAAATTAAATAATATAAAAATAAGTAAAAATTTTGAAAATATACATGATTTATTTGATATATTAATTGATTTTACTTGTCCTAAAAGTACTATGAAATATTTATCTTTATGTTATAAATATAAAAAAAAAATAATAATTGGTACAACTGGTTTTAATGAAATAGAAAAAGAAAAAATAAAAAAATATTCAAAAAAAATAGCAATTTTATTATCTTCAAATTTTAGTATTGGTATTAATTTAATATTAAATATATTAGAAAAAATAACTAAAATTATAGGTAATGAAAGTGATATTGAAATAATAGAATTTCATCATAAAAATAAAAAAGATTCACCATCAGGAACAGCATTAACTATAGGAGAAACTATTGCCAAAAGTATGAATTTAAGTTTAAATAAAATTGCAATATATAATAGAAATAAATTTAATGAAAAAAGAAAAAAAAATAGTATAGGATTTTCTACTATAAGAGCTGGAGATACTATAGGGGAACATACTGTAATATTTGCTAATAAAGGTGAACGTATAGAAATAACTCATAAAGCTTCTAGTAGAATTACTTTTGCAAAAGGTGCTTTAAAAGCATCTATATGGTTAAATAAAAAAAAAAATGGATTATTTTCTATGAAAAATGTTTTAAAAAAAATATAA
- the rpsT gene encoding 30S ribosomal protein S20, translating into MANIKSSKKRIITNNKKRIYNKICKSKIRNIIKKIKKYISIKNKEKSLKYFFKLQPIIDKYATYGVIHKNTSSRYKSRLIKKIYKI; encoded by the coding sequence ATGGCTAACATTAAATCTTCAAAAAAAAGAATAATAACTAATAATAAAAAAAGAATATATAATAAAATATGTAAATCCAAAATACGTAATATTATAAAAAAAATAAAAAAATATATTTCTATTAAAAACAAAGAAAAATCATTAAAATACTTTTTTAAATTACAACCTATTATAGATAAATATGCAACTTATGGAGTTATACATAAAAATACATCATCTCGTTATAAATCACGTTTAATAAAAAAAATTTATAAAATTTAA
- the carB gene encoding carbamoyl-phosphate synthase large subunit gives MPRRTDIKSILILGAGPIIIGQACEFDYSGTQACKILKKDGYRIILVNSNPATIMTDPEVADATYIEPIHWKIIEKIIIKEKPDALLPTMGGQTALNCALILEKKNILSKYNVKMIGVNAKSINKAENRKIFDQIIKKIGLKTPKSDIAHNIEEAKKIVKNIGLPCIVRPSFTMGGSGGGIAYNIKDFEKICIQGLNLSPNKELLIDQSLIGWKEYEMEVVRDNNNNCIIVCSIENIDSMGIHTGDSITVAPAQTLTDKEYQIMRNASISILKEIGIETGGSNVQFAVNPKNGNLIVIEMNPRVSRSSALASKATGFPIAKIAAKLAVGYTLDELRNEITENKTPSSFEPSIDYIVTKIPRFNFEKFYGSDNRLTTQMKSVGEVMAIGRTFQESLQKAIRSLEIGVYGFNSKINLYSKKKTLNKIKFELRNVGSNRLWYIGDAFRLNISLNEVYNLTKIDKWFLSQIKDIIFTEKDIISKNIKDINYKFLKYIKKKGFSDFRIAYLLQVKEKIIRNLRYKYNLHPVYKRVDTCAAEFKTKTSYMYSTYENECESLSDNNKKKKIIVLGSGPNRIGQGIEFDYCCVHSVLALRESGFETIMINCNPETVSTDYDISDKLYFEPITLEDILEIIIIEKPKGVIIQFGGQTPLKLSNYLYKLKIPILGTNPKYINIAENREFFKKIILKLGLKQPKNSTATSLIQAIIKSRNIGYPIVIRPSNVLGGRAMKIIYNLYDLKLYFKMAKSNSYNMPVLLDRFLSDAVEVDVDLICDGRNVLICGIMEHIEQAGIHSGDSACSLPVYTISKKIQDEIRLQSSRIAIALNVVGLMNIQFAVKNNKTYIIEVNLRASRTVPFLSKAIGVPFAKVATKVIVGRDLIKQKIFHEVIPPYFSIKEVVLPFNKFIGIHPTLGPEMRSTGEVMGIDSRFNIAFSKAMLGSQSLIKKNNRVLISVNNHDKKIIGNIAKKLIYYGFKLDATYNTYMNLKKIGIKCRVISKNKKKYPNIIDMIISKKYCYIINTNNNIKGSISDSICKLALQNKIHYDTTLNGSFASILTLKNKFKDYNVISLQELHKNI, from the coding sequence ATGCCAAGAAGAACAGATATAAAATCAATTCTTATTTTAGGAGCAGGACCAATTATTATAGGACAAGCATGTGAATTTGATTATTCTGGAACTCAAGCATGTAAAATTTTAAAAAAAGATGGTTATAGGATTATATTAGTTAATTCTAATCCAGCTACTATAATGACTGATCCTGAAGTAGCTGATGCTACTTATATAGAGCCAATACATTGGAAAATAATAGAAAAAATTATTATTAAAGAAAAACCAGATGCTCTGCTTCCTACTATGGGAGGACAAACTGCTTTAAACTGTGCTTTAATTTTAGAAAAAAAAAATATTTTAAGTAAATATAATGTTAAAATGATCGGTGTTAATGCAAAATCAATTAATAAAGCAGAAAATAGAAAAATATTTGATCAAATTATTAAAAAAATAGGTTTAAAAACACCTAAATCTGATATAGCTCATAATATTGAAGAAGCAAAAAAAATAGTTAAAAATATAGGATTACCATGTATTGTAAGACCATCTTTTACTATGGGAGGTAGTGGTGGAGGTATAGCTTATAATATTAAAGATTTTGAAAAAATATGTATACAAGGATTAAATTTATCTCCTAATAAAGAACTTTTAATTGATCAATCTCTTATTGGTTGGAAAGAATATGAAATGGAAGTTGTAAGAGATAATAATAATAATTGTATTATAGTATGTTCTATCGAAAATATAGATTCTATGGGTATTCATACAGGTGATTCTATTACAGTTGCTCCTGCTCAAACATTAACAGATAAAGAGTATCAAATTATGCGTAATGCATCAATTTCTATTTTAAAAGAAATAGGTATAGAAACAGGTGGATCTAATGTACAATTTGCTGTTAACCCTAAAAATGGAAATTTAATTGTTATTGAAATGAATCCTAGAGTTTCTAGGTCTTCAGCTTTAGCTTCTAAAGCAACAGGGTTTCCTATTGCAAAAATAGCTGCTAAATTAGCTGTAGGTTATACTTTAGATGAATTAAGAAACGAAATTACTGAAAATAAAACACCATCTTCTTTTGAACCATCTATAGATTATATAGTTACAAAAATTCCTAGATTTAATTTTGAAAAATTTTATGGTTCAGATAATAGATTAACAACACAAATGAAATCTGTTGGTGAAGTTATGGCCATAGGTAGAACATTTCAAGAATCTTTACAAAAAGCAATTCGTAGTTTAGAAATAGGAGTTTATGGTTTTAATTCTAAAATAAATTTATATAGTAAAAAAAAAACTTTAAATAAAATAAAATTTGAACTAAGAAATGTAGGATCAAATAGATTATGGTATATAGGTGATGCATTTAGATTGAATATTTCTTTAAATGAAGTATATAATTTAACTAAAATAGATAAATGGTTTTTATCACAAATTAAAGATATTATATTTACTGAAAAAGATATTATTTCAAAAAATATTAAAGATATTAATTATAAATTTTTAAAATATATTAAAAAAAAAGGTTTTTCAGATTTTAGAATAGCATATTTATTACAAGTTAAAGAAAAAATAATACGTAATTTACGTTATAAATATAATTTACATCCTGTTTATAAAAGAGTAGATACATGTGCTGCAGAATTTAAAACAAAAACATCATATATGTATTCTACTTATGAAAATGAATGTGAATCATTATCTGATAATAATAAAAAAAAAAAAATTATAGTTTTAGGAAGCGGACCTAATCGTATAGGACAAGGAATTGAATTTGATTATTGTTGTGTTCACTCAGTTTTAGCTTTACGTGAAAGTGGATTTGAAACGATTATGATTAATTGTAATCCAGAAACAGTATCTACTGATTATGATATTTCTGATAAATTATATTTTGAACCAATTACTTTAGAAGACATATTAGAAATTATTATTATTGAAAAACCTAAAGGTGTAATAATTCAATTTGGAGGACAAACTCCATTAAAATTATCAAATTATTTATATAAATTAAAAATTCCTATTTTAGGTACTAATCCTAAATATATAAACATTGCAGAAAATAGAGAATTTTTTAAAAAAATTATACTTAAATTAGGTCTTAAACAACCAAAAAATAGTACAGCAACATCTTTAATACAAGCTATAATAAAATCTAGAAATATTGGATATCCAATTGTTATAAGACCGTCTAATGTATTAGGAGGAAGAGCTATGAAAATAATATATAATTTATACGATTTAAAGCTTTATTTTAAAATGGCAAAAAGTAATTCTTATAATATGCCTGTTTTATTAGATAGATTTTTGAGTGATGCAGTAGAAGTTGATGTTGATTTAATATGTGATGGTAGAAATGTATTAATCTGTGGTATTATGGAGCATATAGAACAAGCAGGTATTCATTCTGGAGATTCAGCATGTTCTTTACCAGTTTATACTATTAGTAAAAAAATTCAGGATGAAATACGTTTACAATCTTCTAGAATAGCTATTGCTTTAAATGTAGTAGGTTTGATGAATATTCAATTTGCAGTTAAAAATAATAAAACATATATTATAGAAGTTAATCTTAGAGCATCTAGAACTGTACCTTTTTTATCTAAAGCTATTGGAGTTCCATTTGCTAAAGTTGCTACTAAAGTTATAGTTGGAAGAGACTTAATTAAACAAAAGATTTTTCATGAAGTTATACCACCCTATTTTTCTATTAAAGAAGTAGTTTTACCTTTTAATAAATTTATTGGTATACATCCAACTTTAGGTCCTGAAATGCGTTCTACTGGTGAAGTTATGGGTATAGATAGTAGATTTAATATTGCATTTTCTAAAGCTATGTTAGGTTCTCAATCATTAATAAAAAAAAATAATAGAGTTTTAATTTCAGTAAATAATCATGATAAAAAAATTATAGGAAATATAGCAAAAAAACTTATTTATTATGGTTTTAAATTAGATGCTACATATAATACTTATATGAATTTAAAAAAAATAGGTATAAAATGTAGAGTAATAAGTAAAAATAAAAAAAAATATCCTAATATTATTGATATGATAATTAGTAAAAAATATTGTTATATTATTAATACAAATAATAATATAAAGGGTAGTATTTCTGATTCTATATGTAAATTAGCTTTACAAAATAAAATACATTATGATACTACTTTAAATGGAAGTTTTGCTTCTATATTAACTTTAAAAAATAAATTTAAAGATTATAATGTTATATCTTTACAAGAATTACATAAAAATATATAA
- the rsmA gene encoding 16S rRNA (adenine(1518)-N(6)/adenine(1519)-N(6))-dimethyltransferase RsmA, whose translation MYIIKKKYKFLAKKKFGQHFLFNKKIIKKIIKFINLNYFDLVLEIGPGLGSLTLNIINKINNIYAVEIDKDMINFLIKHSIIGSKIKIFRQNAIYLNLKNFFLKNNQNLFRILGSLPYNVSVKIILNLILNFNNNIKDMYFIIQKELAERITASINTKIYGRLSIIVQYYCKIYKLIKILPKYFIPIPKVDSFFIKLIPYKILPYNTININIIKYITNKSFNNRRKILKNNLKLIFNNKELLSLKINPNLRAENISIKKYCKLSNLLFYKNKYKI comes from the coding sequence ATGTATATTATTAAAAAAAAATATAAATTTTTAGCTAAAAAAAAATTTGGTCAACATTTTTTATTTAATAAAAAAATTATAAAAAAAATTATTAAATTTATAAATTTAAATTATTTTGATTTAGTATTAGAAATTGGACCAGGATTAGGCTCATTAACTTTAAATATTATTAATAAAATTAATAATATATATGCTGTAGAAATTGATAAAGATATGATTAATTTTTTGATTAAACATTCTATTATAGGTTCTAAAATAAAAATTTTTAGACAAAATGCTATTTATTTAAATTTAAAAAATTTTTTTTTAAAAAATAATCAAAATTTATTTAGAATTTTAGGTAGTTTACCTTATAATGTTTCTGTTAAAATAATATTAAATTTAATATTAAATTTTAATAATAATATTAAAGATATGTATTTTATAATACAAAAAGAATTAGCAGAACGTATTACAGCTTCAATTAATACTAAAATATACGGAAGATTAAGTATAATAGTACAATATTATTGTAAAATTTATAAATTAATAAAAATATTACCAAAATATTTTATACCAATACCTAAAGTTGATTCTTTTTTTATTAAATTAATACCATATAAAATTTTACCTTATAATACAATAAATATTAATATAATAAAATATATTACTAATAAATCATTTAATAATAGAAGAAAAATTTTAAAAAATAATTTAAAATTAATATTTAATAATAAAGAATTATTAAGTTTAAAAATAAACCCAAATTTAAGAGCAGAAAATATTTCTATAAAAAAATATTGCAAATTAAGTAATTTATTATTTTATAAAAATAAATATAAAATATAA
- the ileS gene encoding isoleucine--tRNA ligase codes for MINYKNTLNLPKTLFPMRGNLFKKELNILNYWNDNHLYKIIRKSKKNKKKFILHDGPPYANGKIHMGHVINKILKDIIIKFKGLDGFDAPYIPGWDCHGLPIEHKIEQIFNKPKNISNIKFQNICRKYAKKQILQQKNDFMRLGVLGDWNNYYCTMDSYLEANTIKLLGKIIKSGNLYNGKKPVYWCLNCNSTLSESEIEYIDKISISINVLFPVIEIDKIKNLFNTKKNINIYAIVWTTTPWTLFANSAISVNSNYLYSLIEFNNNFFIIAKKLLFNFIKKNNIKKYKIINTVKGNKLKYILFKNPIIDINVPIVTSNHVDLKSGTGIVHIAPGHGPEDYIVGNKYNLEIKNIIDNYGYYKFNKNKKLNGMYVLDINNYVINLLILKKLMLNKENYKHSYPHCWRHKTPIIFRTTNQWFIKINNQKIIKKIFKEIDEVVWIPSWGKKNIKNMISKRPDWCISRQRKWGIPITLFLNKKTKELHPKTLILIKKISKLIKIYGIKIWWYLDKKILLGKDYKKYIKIKDILDVWFDSGGTYYTVVKNKMLYNNKIDIYLEGSDQYRGWFMSSLIISVISKNKSPYCNVLSHGFITDNKGEKMSKSIGNIINPNLLIKKFGADIIRLWSSSIDYTKNMNISEENLNSTVDIYRKIRNTIRFLLSNLYDFNPKNIVNYNDILYLDRWAISYTKKIQELIIKNYKSYNFNLVIKNIMNFCSIKMSSFYLDIIKDRQYTLNKNNIARKSCQTTLYYIIESLVRWISPIISFTANEIWDYIPGKRSKYIFTEEWFSGLYKLNDKDILNHNYWNKIILIRNEVNKSIENIRNIIVFKNSLDLDLKIYTNKENFNFLKILGKELKFVFLTSSAEVFYKKNKKENGKEIEIILTKSKGIKCLRCWHYFKKDKCKKSNYLNLCNRCISNVYGKGEIRKFV; via the coding sequence ATGATTAATTATAAAAATACTTTAAATTTACCTAAAACATTATTTCCTATGCGTGGAAATTTATTTAAAAAAGAGTTAAATATATTAAATTATTGGAATGATAATCATTTATATAAAATTATAAGAAAATCTAAAAAAAATAAAAAAAAATTTATATTACATGATGGCCCTCCTTATGCAAATGGTAAAATACATATGGGGCATGTAATTAATAAAATTTTAAAAGATATAATTATAAAATTTAAAGGATTAGATGGTTTTGATGCTCCTTATATACCTGGTTGGGATTGTCATGGATTACCTATAGAACATAAAATTGAACAGATTTTTAATAAACCTAAAAATATTTCTAATATTAAATTTCAAAATATTTGTCGTAAATATGCAAAAAAACAAATATTACAACAAAAAAATGATTTTATGCGTTTAGGAGTATTAGGTGATTGGAATAATTATTATTGTACTATGGATTCTTATTTAGAAGCTAATACAATAAAATTATTAGGAAAAATAATTAAAAGTGGTAATTTATATAATGGAAAAAAACCTGTTTATTGGTGTTTAAATTGTAATTCAACTTTATCTGAATCTGAAATAGAATATATCGATAAAATTTCTATTTCTATAAATGTTCTTTTTCCTGTTATTGAAATAGATAAAATTAAAAATTTATTTAATACAAAAAAAAATATTAATATATATGCAATTGTTTGGACTACAACACCATGGACATTATTTGCTAATAGTGCTATTTCAGTTAATTCTAATTATTTATACAGTTTAATAGAATTTAATAATAATTTTTTTATTATAGCAAAAAAATTATTATTTAATTTTATTAAAAAAAATAATATTAAAAAATATAAAATAATTAATACTGTAAAAGGTAATAAATTAAAATATATATTATTTAAAAATCCTATAATTGATATTAATGTTCCAATAGTAACAAGTAACCATGTTGATTTAAAATCAGGTACTGGTATTGTACATATAGCTCCAGGACATGGTCCTGAAGATTATATTGTAGGTAATAAATATAATTTAGAAATAAAAAATATAATAGACAATTATGGATATTATAAATTTAATAAAAATAAAAAATTAAATGGCATGTATGTTTTAGATATTAATAATTATGTAATTAATTTATTAATATTAAAAAAACTAATGTTAAATAAAGAAAATTATAAACATAGTTATCCTCATTGTTGGAGACATAAAACCCCAATTATTTTTAGAACTACTAATCAATGGTTTATTAAAATCAATAATCAAAAAATAATTAAAAAAATATTTAAAGAAATAGATGAAGTAGTATGGATACCTTCATGGGGTAAAAAAAATATTAAAAATATGATATCTAAAAGACCAGATTGGTGTATTTCTCGTCAAAGAAAATGGGGTATACCAATAACATTATTTTTAAATAAAAAAACAAAAGAATTACATCCTAAAACTTTAATTTTAATTAAAAAAATATCAAAATTAATAAAAATTTATGGTATTAAAATTTGGTGGTATTTAGATAAAAAAATATTGTTAGGTAAAGATTATAAAAAGTATATAAAAATAAAAGATATTCTAGATGTGTGGTTTGATTCTGGGGGTACATATTATACTGTTGTAAAAAATAAAATGCTTTATAATAATAAAATTGATATTTATTTAGAAGGTTCGGATCAATATAGAGGCTGGTTTATGTCATCATTAATTATATCTGTTATTTCTAAAAATAAATCTCCTTATTGTAATGTTTTATCTCATGGTTTTATTACAGATAATAAAGGAGAAAAAATGTCTAAGTCTATTGGAAATATTATTAATCCTAATTTATTAATAAAAAAATTTGGAGCAGATATAATAAGATTATGGTCATCATCAATTGATTATACAAAAAATATGAATATTTCTGAAGAAAATTTAAATAGTACAGTTGATATATATAGAAAAATAAGAAATACAATAAGATTTTTGTTATCTAATTTATATGATTTTAATCCAAAAAATATTGTTAATTATAATGATATTTTATATTTAGATAGATGGGCTATAAGTTATACAAAAAAAATTCAAGAATTAATTATAAAAAACTATAAATCATATAATTTTAATTTAGTTATTAAAAATATTATGAATTTTTGTTCTATAAAAATGAGTTCTTTTTATTTAGATATTATTAAAGATCGTCAATATACTCTTAATAAAAATAATATAGCAAGAAAAAGTTGTCAAACTACTTTATATTATATTATAGAATCATTAGTAAGATGGATTTCTCCTATAATATCTTTTACTGCAAACGAAATATGGGATTATATTCCAGGAAAAAGATCAAAATATATATTTACTGAAGAATGGTTTAGTGGTTTATATAAATTAAACGATAAAGATATATTAAATCACAATTATTGGAATAAAATTATATTAATTAGAAATGAAGTAAATAAATCTATAGAAAATATACGTAATATTATAGTTTTTAAAAATTCATTAGATTTAGATTTAAAAATATATACTAATAAAGAAAATTTTAATTTTTTAAAAATTCTAGGAAAAGAATTAAAATTTGTTTTTTTAACTTCAAGTGCAGAAGTATTTTATAAAAAAAATAAAAAAGAAAATGGAAAAGAAATTGAAATAATATTAACAAAATCTAAAGGTATAAAATGTTTAAGATGCTGGCATTATTTTAAAAAAGATAAATGTAAAAAATCAAATTATTTAAATTTATGTAATAGATGTATTTCTAATGTTTATGGAAAAGGTGAAATAAGAAAATTCGTTTGA